Proteins from a single region of Rana temporaria chromosome 5, aRanTem1.1, whole genome shotgun sequence:
- the LOC120941480 gene encoding uncharacterized protein LOC120941480 isoform X1: MSEIQTNCNLDNEQEININQYMAKMKRLLKKKSNLHWHIEFLNKYARENISPLGLRIQVFPSFQTTIPEFKVAWEQALSTCSTQLMKLLVGHHQSELLSLEQDILLLQSNNEGIKGHTHYDKRCQDIKDFITKTTKDIIYKKQVKLSKDRFAFSEGFAYRWQAPTQYKGSRSNFRVPRNVDSNQYTTEDDTESDSSSLLPSQPPSRRNYPASTSSTSGTRKRGFGAH, from the coding sequence ATGTCCGAAATTCAGACGAATTGCAACCTAGATAATGAACAGGAAATCAATATCAATCAATACATGGCTAAAATGAAACgccttttaaagaaaaaatcaaatttaCATTGGCATATTGAATTCCTTAATAAATACGCCAGAGAGAACATTAGCCCACTAGGTCTACGCATTCAAGTGTTTCCTTCTTTCCAGACCACTATACCTGAATTCAAAGTGGCGTGGGAACAAGCACTTTCAACATGTAGCACACAATTAATGAAATTATTGGTAGGCCATCATCAGTCAGAGCTACTATCCTTAGAACAGGATATCTTGCTACTACAATCCAATAATGAAGGTATAAAAGGCCATACCCATTATGATAAACGATGTCAAGACATCAAAGACTTTATAACCAAAACAACCAAAGATATTATTTACAAAAAACAAGTGAAACTGTCGAAGGACAGATTTGCATTCAGTGAAGGCTTTGCCTATCGTTGGCAGGCCCCCACTCAATACAAAGGCTCACGTTCTAACTTCAGGGTACCTCGCAACGTAGACAGTAACCAATATACAACTGAAGATGATACTGAATCTGACTCCTCTTCTTTATTGCCTTCACAGCCTCCTTCGAGACGGAACTACCCAGCATCCACTTCTTCCACTTCGGGGACACGTAAGAGGGGTTTTGGTG
- the LOC120941480 gene encoding uncharacterized protein LOC120941480 isoform X2: protein MSEIQTNCNLDNEQEININQYMAKMKRLLKKKSNLHWHIEFLNKYARENISPLGLRIQVFPSFQTTIPEFKVAWEQALSTCSTQLMKLLVGHHQSELLSLEQDILLLQSNNEGIKGHTHYDKRCQDIKDFITKTTKDIIYKKQVKLSKDRFAFSEGFAYRWQAPTQYKGSRSNFRVPRNVDSNQYTTEDDTESDSSSLLPSQPPSRRNYPASTSSTSGTPH, encoded by the coding sequence ATGTCCGAAATTCAGACGAATTGCAACCTAGATAATGAACAGGAAATCAATATCAATCAATACATGGCTAAAATGAAACgccttttaaagaaaaaatcaaatttaCATTGGCATATTGAATTCCTTAATAAATACGCCAGAGAGAACATTAGCCCACTAGGTCTACGCATTCAAGTGTTTCCTTCTTTCCAGACCACTATACCTGAATTCAAAGTGGCGTGGGAACAAGCACTTTCAACATGTAGCACACAATTAATGAAATTATTGGTAGGCCATCATCAGTCAGAGCTACTATCCTTAGAACAGGATATCTTGCTACTACAATCCAATAATGAAGGTATAAAAGGCCATACCCATTATGATAAACGATGTCAAGACATCAAAGACTTTATAACCAAAACAACCAAAGATATTATTTACAAAAAACAAGTGAAACTGTCGAAGGACAGATTTGCATTCAGTGAAGGCTTTGCCTATCGTTGGCAGGCCCCCACTCAATACAAAGGCTCACGTTCTAACTTCAGGGTACCTCGCAACGTAGACAGTAACCAATATACAACTGAAGATGATACTGAATCTGACTCCTCTTCTTTATTGCCTTCACAGCCTCCTTCGAGACGGAACTACCCAGCATCCACTTCTTCCACTTCGGGGACAC